The DNA sequence CTAATGATCATCGAGACAATCATCTTCACCTTAAGCATCGTTATCGTCGTCATCATCGCTCCTTGTACAGAGGCAGCTGGAAAAGGCCTTGGGAACGGCTTAAATGTAGGTTTCTACAGTCGCAGTTGCCCGAATGTGGAGAAAATTGTGGCTGACATCGTGTCCGAGGCTAACCGGCAAGATCCAAAGCTCCCCGGTGCCCTCATTCGCCTCTTTTCCCATGATTGCTTTGTCAAGGTACGCACAGCATTGTACTATTTATATCATCTCAACTGACATGCCAGACATCTCGCTAATAGGGACGAGATCCACCTACATTGAGACCTACATGTTCGATTCTCGTACAAAACGTAGTCAGTCAGTTAAGATGGTACAAATATCGCGTAGTATTTTATTGTCTAGATTGGTTGAGTTCACCCCCTTGAGGCTTTTAACAATTACAATTTACAGGGCTGCGATGCCTCAATTCTGTTGGAGACCACACGCTCAAAGGAGCCTGTAGAGAAAAAAGCACAAGGAAATGACTTCATTAGAGGTTTTGAACTCATTGATGAGATCAAGGCCAGGCTAGAACAAGAGTGCCCGCAAACCGTCTCTTGCGCCGACATACTAGCCTTTGCTGCTCGGGAAGCTGTTTTTCTGGCTGGTCTACCCCGCCACAAAGTCCCCGCTGGACGCCGCGACAGTCGTACTTCCCGTGCTTCCGATGTTGGCCTCCCTGCTCCTACAACACCTTTCAACGATATCATAGATTTCTTCACCAGAAAAGGCATCACCCTCGACGAACTGGTTGTGTTGAGCGGTGCACACTCCATCGGGGTGGCCCATTGTAGCTTCTTTGATTACAGACTCTACAATTTCAACACATCTCAGCCCCAAGACCCTGCCCTCAACTCAACCTACGCTGCTGATCTGTCCACAAAGTGCCCGAAACAAAATACATTGCCTGCAGACGAAGCGAAAAAGAGGGCCGTGGACTTCGATCCAATAACACCACTTGTTCTGGACAACAACTTCTACCTGAACCTTTTGCAAGGGAAAACCTTGCTCCAGTCGGATCAGATAATGGTTTCTGATCCTCGCACCAGCGCGTTGGTAAAGACATTGGCCTCGGATTCTGAAGCTTGGAGTCGAAGGTTTGCCAAGGCCATGATCAAGATGGGGCGAACAAACGTTCTCACTCGAGATGAGG is a window from the Malus domestica chromosome 16, GDT2T_hap1 genome containing:
- the LOC103403051 gene encoding peroxidase 57-like; this translates as MRRLMIIETIIFTLSIVIVVIIAPCTEAAGKGLGNGLNVGFYSRSCPNVEKIVADIVSEANRQDPKLPGALIRLFSHDCFVKGCDASILLETTRSKEPVEKKAQGNDFIRGFELIDEIKARLEQECPQTVSCADILAFAAREAVFLAGLPRHKVPAGRRDSRTSRASDVGLPAPTTPFNDIIDFFTRKGITLDELVVLSGAHSIGVAHCSFFDYRLYNFNTSQPQDPALNSTYAADLSTKCPKQNTLPADEAKKRAVDFDPITPLVLDNNFYLNLLQGKTLLQSDQIMVSDPRTSALVKTLASDSEAWSRRFAKAMIKMGRTNVLTRDEGEIRKNCRTFN